The genomic DNA GCTTCGCGAAGCGGAGAGTGTCCCCCTCATGATAGCCGTTATTTTGTTCTGGGCTGCCTGGGGAATGATTGTCTATTCCTATGTACTGTTTCCTATAATTCTTGCCGCCATTGCAAACCGCTTCGGGAGCTCGCCCGCAGAGCCTTCCCCCTTGACCACGGAACCGCTCCCCGACAACTTTCCCAAAGTGGCCATGGTGGTCGCCGCCTACAATGAAGAGGCCGTCCTCACCGAAAAGCTCAGAAACACCTGGGCTCTCGACTACCCTGCGGATCGCTTTTCTCTCGTGGTAGGCTCCGATGGCTCTGCGGATGCAACCGCAACAATTCTTAAGGCCTGCCACGATCCACGGCTCCACGCGTTTATCTTCACCACACGCCGAGGGAAAATATCTGTCCTCAATGAGATTATCGGAAATATCGGCACGGAGATCGATGCGGAGATCATCATCATGTCCGATGCAAACACAATGTTTGCAAAAGACGCGATTAAGAAGCTAGTACGTCATTTCCAAAACCCAAAAGTAGGCTGTGTCAGTGGCGAGATTAGCCTAGAGCAAGAAGGAGGGGTTTCCGGGGAAGGCCTTTATTGGAAATACGAAGGCTGGATCAAGCGTAACGAAGGAAAACTAGGCTTCCTCATTGGCTGTAACGGTGGCATCTTCGCTCTACGACGAGAGCTGTACGAGCCACTTCCCTCGTCCATCATCATTGAAGACTTTGTCATGACAATGAAGATCCTAGAAAAAGGCTGGCGTGTCGAGTTCGAGCCGGAAGCACGAGGTGTCGAGCCCCCTTGTGCGACCTCCAAAGCGGAGATGATTCGTAAGATCCGAATTGGTGCAGGAAACTTCCAGGCCCTCACAGTGATCCCCAAGCTCTTGTCGCCACGCTACGGGCTTCGCTCCTTTGCCTATTGGGGCCATAAAGTGCTGCGCTGGTTTGTCCCGTTCTTTTTCTTGATCGCTGTCCTTGCCAATATCCTTCTTCTACAGCAACCATTTTATGTAGCCTTACTATTGCTACAACTATCTGGCGTAGCTATTTCTCTCTATTCTTATAGAACTAGAAACCCACGACGATTGCCTAAGTGGACCAAACCAATTAGCTATTTTTACATCATGAACTATGCCATCCTCTGCGGATTTTCACGACATGTACGAGGAACCCAAAAAGTCACTTGGGATAAGGCCCCATAGTCACCGATATTAGAGCAAAAGCGAATCAAGAAAAGAGCATGCCTTCATGAAAACTATCGCTACTACCTTTGATGAAAACAAGGCAAGAGCCATTGTCGCCGCCTGCCAGCAACGGATCGAGGTAGAGCCGGACGATACCGCCAATCGCCTACAGCTCGCATGGTGCTTACTGACTTGGGCATTCTACCAGTCGGGGCAAGAGAGCGGTGCGAGTCCTAGGAAAACGGCCTCCTTGAAAAAGTGTCGCGATCCCCACGATGTAACGGCACAGGGCTCACAGGTCATGCTCTTTCATGGGCTACGCCAAGCGCTCATTGTCGCAGAGCTCTCAACCAACCCGAACGAGCACCTCGAAGTCAGCAACCTGATCAACCTCGCGACCTTGTTTGGGAACACCAATATCGTCGAGAAATCCTACCGAGAGAACGACCTTATCCTGTCTGAGATTGTCTGGGACATGCGGCACAACCTCGATAAGGTGTAGCGCAGTCGGAGTGTTTTTCCCCGGTCATGCCCGTAATCTCCGGGCCTGAGGCCCATTCCCTCGTCCTGAGGAGTGTCGTCTGATATAATGCGCCTTTGGTGCCTGCCAATTCAGGTACAAGGTAGAACGCGTTGAAACCCAGACAATTAGCTCTTCTCGTCTTCGTACTCGCCCTGCTGGCCGCAGCTGTGACGCTAGCGCCGCTCGTGGCTCCCAATAGCGCCTTTGGAAAGAAAGTGTCCCCCAAGCTGGGCCTTGATATCCAGGGCGGTGCCCGTGTTGTCTTGGAGGCAGATCTCACGACCTTGCCCAAGGGACAGAAATGGGACGAGGACACTCGTGCCTCGGTTCTGCGGACACTCGACAACCGTGTCAATGCCAATGGGGTCGCCGAGCCCGTGATCACCCCCAAGGGCGAGGCACAGTTCGTGGTCGAGATCCCCGCGGTAAAGAACGAGAAAGACATCGTCGACCAGCTCCAGAGAACCGCACAGCTTGAGTTCTACTACAGCCCCGACTGGTACTCCGCCGAGAAGAACAAGCTCGGGCGCTATGCCTTCAAGACCGCGGAGGATGGCTCGCGCGAGAGCTTCGAGATCCACGACAACACCACCAACAAGACCTTCCGCGATCCCTTCCACATCTTGGGCGCGCTCCGCCAGCTGGTCGACGCCGGAGAGCGTGCCAATGCCGCCCCCGTTGCGCTGCCCGCACCGCTCAATAGCCTGGGCTCTTTTTCGGGCCTAGAGACTGTCAAGGTTCAGGAGAGCGACAAGGCGGCCATGTCCGCTCTCGCCGATGAGCTGGGCCAGTTCAATGCCTTCCTGGCGGCCGCACGAAAAGAGCTCGCGGGCTCCGATCTGGTTCCAGGACGCGCCCGTGCGAGCTTTGGAAACGGCACCAACGCCATTGTCGAGCTGGAGTTCAATAGTGTGGGGCAGGAGAAGTTCGCCAACTTCACCAAGGCACACACCGATGAGATCCTGATGATCTTCCTCGATGGCCGCATCCTCAGCGCCCCTCGAATCAACGACCCCATCACCGACGGGCGGGCGCAGATCTCCCCCTTCCCCACCCTTAAAGTGGCCAAGGAGCTCTCCGACTACCTCAATGGTGGTGCGCTCCCTGTCTCCCTGAAGATTGTCCAGCAGCAGAGCCTTGAGGCGACCCTGGGCAAAGATGCAGTCAAGAGCGGCCTGACCGCAGGCGTTGTCGCGCTCCTTCTTGTGGGCGTCTTTATGATCGCCATCTACCGCCTCCCGGGCTTTGTGGCGGTCTGTGCGCTCCTGCTCTACACCCTCTTCACCTACGCGGTCTTCGTCCTGATCCCGGTGACCTTCACCCTCCCCGGAATCGCGGGCTTTATCCTCTCCGTGGGAATGGCGGTCGATGCCAATATCCTGATCTTCGAGCGCACCAAAGAGGAGCTCAAGGCGGGCAAGAACCTCAAGCTGGCGATCACCGCGGGCTTCCAGCGCGCCTTCTCCGCCATCTTCGACTCCAACATGTGTACCGCGGTTACCAGCCTCCTGCTCTACCAGCTGGGCAACGGTAGTGTCCGTGGGTTTGCGCTTACCCTGATGATCGGGGTGGCGCTCTCGATGTTCACCGCCATCACGGTCACCCGCTCCTTCCTGCTCCTGCTGGTCGGCGACAACAAGACCGTCAATATGGAGGCTTGGGGGGTCAACAACCTCTGGCGTCCGCACTACCGCGTGATCGCCAACCGCTTCAAGTGGTACTTCCTCTCGCTCGCCATTATCGTCCCTGGCATCGCCTTTGCCGTGCTGGGTGGCTTCAAGCAAGGCATTGAGTTCACGGGCGGCTCCGAGCTCACCCTGAAGTTTGCCAAGTCCGTCACCCGCGCCGAGGTCGAGAGCGCTGCCAACGCGGCCGGCTTTAAAGAGGCCGCGGCCCAGATCGCCGGCGACAACACCGTCCTGCTGCGCCTCCCCACCGAGGCGGGCAAGCAGGAGATGAACGCCAACGAGGCCGATGCCCTGGTCGAGAAGCTCAAGACCACCTTCCCCGGTGTCACCAAGGGCGGCTTTGAGCGAATCGGGGCCTCGATCTCCAAGGAGCTCACCCGCAACGCGCTCTCGTCGATCACGCTCTCATCGGCGTTTATCGTCCTGTATCTTGCGTTCCGCTTTGCAATTGGCGGCTTCAAGAACGGTCTCAAGTTCGGTGTCTCCGCGATTATCGCGATGCTCCACGATATCGCGGTCCTGATTGGAGTCTTCTGCTTCCTGGGCTGGCTGCTCAACTGGAAGATCGACTCGCTGTTCTTAACCGCGGCGCTCACCGTTGTCGGCTTCTCGGTCCACGACACGATCATCATCTTCGACCGCATCCGGGAGAACCTCCAGCACCGTGGGGAGAAGGCCAACCTGGGCAACCTGATCGACGACTCGAT from Armatimonas rosea includes the following:
- a CDS encoding glycosyltransferase family 2 protein, with protein sequence MIAVILFWAAWGMIVYSYVLFPIILAAIANRFGSSPAEPSPLTTEPLPDNFPKVAMVVAAYNEEAVLTEKLRNTWALDYPADRFSLVVGSDGSADATATILKACHDPRLHAFIFTTRRGKISVLNEIIGNIGTEIDAEIIIMSDANTMFAKDAIKKLVRHFQNPKVGCVSGEISLEQEGGVSGEGLYWKYEGWIKRNEGKLGFLIGCNGGIFALRRELYEPLPSSIIIEDFVMTMKILEKGWRVEFEPEARGVEPPCATSKAEMIRKIRIGAGNFQALTVIPKLLSPRYGLRSFAYWGHKVLRWFVPFFFLIAVLANILLLQQPFYVALLLLQLSGVAISLYSYRTRNPRRLPKWTKPISYFYIMNYAILCGFSRHVRGTQKVTWDKAP
- the secD gene encoding protein translocase subunit SecD, whose amino-acid sequence is MKPRQLALLVFVLALLAAAVTLAPLVAPNSAFGKKVSPKLGLDIQGGARVVLEADLTTLPKGQKWDEDTRASVLRTLDNRVNANGVAEPVITPKGEAQFVVEIPAVKNEKDIVDQLQRTAQLEFYYSPDWYSAEKNKLGRYAFKTAEDGSRESFEIHDNTTNKTFRDPFHILGALRQLVDAGERANAAPVALPAPLNSLGSFSGLETVKVQESDKAAMSALADELGQFNAFLAAARKELAGSDLVPGRARASFGNGTNAIVELEFNSVGQEKFANFTKAHTDEILMIFLDGRILSAPRINDPITDGRAQISPFPTLKVAKELSDYLNGGALPVSLKIVQQQSLEATLGKDAVKSGLTAGVVALLLVGVFMIAIYRLPGFVAVCALLLYTLFTYAVFVLIPVTFTLPGIAGFILSVGMAVDANILIFERTKEELKAGKNLKLAITAGFQRAFSAIFDSNMCTAVTSLLLYQLGNGSVRGFALTLMIGVALSMFTAITVTRSFLLLLVGDNKTVNMEAWGVNNLWRPHYRVIANRFKWYFLSLAIIVPGIAFAVLGGFKQGIEFTGGSELTLKFAKSVTRAEVESAANAAGFKEAAAQIAGDNTVLLRLPTEAGKQEMNANEADALVEKLKTTFPGVTKGGFERIGASISKELTRNALSSITLSSAFIVLYLAFRFAIGGFKNGLKFGVSAIIAMLHDIAVLIGVFCFLGWLLNWKIDSLFLTAALTVVGFSVHDTIIIFDRIRENLQHRGEKANLGNLIDDSINETFARSLFTSGTVVLTLLALLIFGGSVIRPLNAALLVGILSGTYSSIFNAAPMVFDWQRKFGKHGQGLAEVKDGKDGKDSDGPAPSASQAPSAASAEDKPERSGTWAQGPRPKRK